ATGGCGCCGAAACTGTGCTCGACCTCGGTGCCGGCAGCGGTCTTTTAGCCCTGATGGCAGCACAGCGCTGCAACGCGCCCATCACCGCCATTGAGATAGACCCGGTTGCCGCCAACGCCTGCCGAGCAAATATTGCCGCCAGTCCCTGGCCCGACAGGATAACCCTGATAGAGGCCGACGCCACCGATACGACCGTGCTGGCGGGCAAAGTGTTCACTCACATACTCTGTAATCCCCCCTATTTTGAAACCGGGCCATTGTCAGAAAAGCCCGGCAGGGCGTTGGCACGGCACACAGGGAGCCTCGGCTTTTCAGTCCTGTGCCACTTAATTGCGGCACACTTACGCGCCGATGGTCTTGCCAGCCTGGTGTTGCCGGTGGAGAGTGAAGTCACATTCAGGCAAGCACTCACTCACGCTGGACTTGGCATTCGGCAACGGGTTGAAGTCAGCACAGTTGAAGGCAAGCCGCCACGGAGACTGCTGCTGGCACTGGGCCAGGGCGACGGGCCTTGTGAGAATGAGAGCCTCGCCATCAGGGATATTCACGGCTGCTACACTGAGGCCATGACGGCCCTGACCCGAGACTTTTACCTGAAACTGTAACTCTTGGTTTCAGTAACCGAGTAAAGCACCTATAATAGCGCGCCTGTTAGAGTAGGAATGCCACCATGCTATTTGAAGATTTCCAATTGGACCCCGAGCTGCTGGAGTCCCTGAAAGCCATGGGGCACAACACCCCCACCACCATTCAGCGTATGACCATCCCCCTTGCCATGGAGCAAAGGGACATTTTGGCGCGCGCTCCAACAGGTACCGGCAAGACTGCCAGCTTTTTGCTGCCTGCACTGCAGCACCTGATAGATTTCCCCCGCCGTCGCCCGGGTCAGCCCCGGGTGCTGGTACTTACCCCGACCCGAGAACTGGCCAGCCAAATCCATCGCTACGCCAGCCATTTGGCCACCAATCTGGAACTGGACATCAAACTGATTACCGGTGGTGTGCCCTATGGTCCCCAGGAAGAGATGCTAAAGAGTAACGTCGATATCCTGGTGGCAACTCCGGGGCGTTTGCTGGAATACCTGGACAAGGGCCACTTCAGCGCCGAACTGGTGGAAGTTCTGGTTATCGATGAGGCCGACCGCATGCTGGACATGGGCTTTGGTGAAGTGGTGAAAACCCTTGCCGTGGAAGCCAGTGGCCGTAAACAGGCCATGCTGTTTTCAGCCACCCTGGAAGGTGGCGGAGTAGGCAGCTTTGCCCGGGAACTCCTGAACGAACCTGTATTTGTCGAGTCTGAGCCACCCCGCAGCGAAAAGGCCAAAATCCACCAGTGGATCCATCTGGCCGACGACAAGGACCACAAGTTTGCCCTGCTGACCCATCTGCTGAAGCAGGAAGACGTCAAACGGGCCATCGTTTTCTGTAAAACCCGCGACGTGGTCGCTTCACTGGAAGGCCAGCTGCAACAGGCCGGTATTGCCTGCGCCTTTATGCGCGGCGACATGGATCAGAAAAAACGTTTCCAGGCACTGGGCCGCTTTACCAAGGGTGAAGTTAACGTGCTGCTGGCCACCGACGTGGCTGCCCGGGGTATCGACATTGAAGACATCACCCACGTGATAAACTTCGACATGCCACGCTCCGCCGACACCTATGTGCACCGCATTGGCCGTACCGGCCGTGCAGGCGCCAAGGGCACAGCCATCTCCCTGGTAGAAGCCCATGACATGCGTATTCTGGGTAAGGTCGAGCGTTACATTGAGCAGCCGCTCAAACGTCGGGTGATTGAAGAGCTTCGCCCCAAACACAAAGAAGCCAAGGTGCCCACCAAGAAAAAGGTCAAGGCCAAGGATGCCAAAGCCAAGGCCAAAAACCCCAAGCCCAAAGCGGCCCCGGGCCGTGGCCCCGCTACGCCAAACGCCAAGACCGATGACAACCGGGGCGGCGACAACTTCAGATCTGGCGGCAGAGCGTCGACACGCCATGCCGGTAATGACGACAAGGGCGAAGGCCAGGATAAACACGAGCGCAGAAGCTACGACAAGCAAGAGCGCAGAAGCCACGACAAGGGCGATACCGGCCGCAGCCAACATGGCACCGGACGGAATGAACGCAGTGCTGATGGCAAAGGTTATGCGCCGAAAGACGGCCCCCCCCGTGGTCCAAAGCGTGAAGCGGGTGAAAAAACAGCCCATGGCCGCGCAGACCAGCGTCACTCCAGGGATGCAGACCCAAAGAGCGATAGAGGCTATCAATCGGCCGAACGCAGCAATGCCCAGGGCAAAGAGCGCTCTAACGCCGAAGGAAAGCAGCGCTACAGTGCTGAAGGGAAACAGCGTTTCAGCGCTCAAGGTAAAGACGGCAAACGCAGTGATAAAAGCGGTGACTACCGCGCATCTGCATCAAAGACCACAGGCGGCAAAAGCCGCAAACCGTCCAAAGCCGACTGACACCACAAAAATTGTATAAAAACAGGGGCCTTGTGCCCCTGTTTTATTTTGTGGCCAAAACCGCCAAAACCACTCCTGCTCAGACAGGCGTGACAAGACTTTTCCATCTCTTCGATAAAAATCAGATACATTTCTGTTACAAAAACTGATTGGTATAGCAGGGCGCTTTTGATACCTTAACCCCCGTTACCTGTTAATGGACAAGCGGGCCCCTATGAGCACTATTTTAAGACGTACCCTCCCCCTTATCATTCTCGCGCTATTCATTCTGGCCGCCATGGTACTCATGGCCACCAAAGAAGCCCCGGAACAAAAGGCCGAAGAGGCCGATATGCCAATTATCGAAGTGACTGAGGTCCGGCAGGAAACCATGTCGCTGAATTTGCCGTCATACGGGGTGGTAATGCCAAGGCACAAGACCCAATTGGTGGCCGAAGTGCAGGGGCGCCTGACGAGTGTATCGCCCAATTTTGTTGCCGGCGGCGTGGTGAAGGCCGGCGATCAACTGGCGGTGATAGAACCGTCAGACTATCAGGCCGATCTGATGCAGGCAGAGGCTTCACTGGCCCAGGCTACAGCCGCGCTCAACGAAGAAATCGCCCGCGGCGAAGTGGCAAAAACCGAGTTCAAGGGATATGACAAGGGCGTCCCCCCTGAACTGGGTCTGCGTATTCCACAGCTCAGAAAAGAACAAGCCAACGTCAAATATGCCGAAGCCGCTTTGGCCCGCGCCAAGCGCAATTTGGAGCGCACCGTTATCCGCGCGCCTTTCGACGGCATAGTCAAAGCCCGTGGTGTCGACCTGGGTCAATACGTCACCCTGGGCACCAAGCTGGGCGAGCTTTACGATACCAGTGTTGCCGAAATCCGCCTGCCGCTGGCCAATGCCGACCTCGCGTATCTGGAGTCGGTTGACAACCCCGACACCGAAGTCACCCTGACCGCCTCCCTCGCCGGACGTGATGTGGTGTGGACCGGCGACATAGTGCGCAGCGAAGGAGTTATCGATGAAGGCAACCGCATGGTGTATTTGGTGGCAGAAATTCCCGACCCTTATTTGCGCAAGCAAAAAACCCAGGGCCAGCTGCCACTGAAATACGGTACCTTCGTCAACGCCATCATCAAGGGCCGCACCGAAGACGGCATAGTGCGTCTGGACCGCCATCTGGTACGTGAAGGTAAGGTGCCCGTCGTTCGCAGCGACAATACCCTGGAGCTGCGTGACGTGAATGTTGTGCGCTCGGATCTCAACTACGCCTACATCAAGGACAGCCTGAAGACCGGTGAGCGCGTCTCCCTGACCAACACAGGTACCCTGTCCACCGGCCAAATGGTGAAAATCCGCGGTGAGGAAACCCCGGACAGCACCCGGGATAGCGAGGCGCCATCCAATGAGCGTCTGGCACAGGCAGGGGATAAGTAATGGACACCCACAAAGGCATAATTGCGTGGTTTGCCCGCAACAGTGTGGCGGCAAACCTGTTGATGATAGTACTGCTGGTTGGCGGTCTTTTTAGTACACAGCTGATTAACAAAGAAATATTCCCAAGTTTTGAGCTCAATCTGCTCAGAATTTCGGTGGCCTACCCCGGCGCCGCGCCACAGGAAATCGAAGAAGGGATCAACATCAAAATCGAAGAAGCCATCCAGGATGTTATCGGCATTAAAAAGCTGACATCGGTGGCAAGCGATGGCGTGGGCAGTATCACCATCGAAGTGGAAAATGGGGTCGATGCCAAAACCGTACTGGATGAGGCCAAACTCCGTATCGATGCCATATCCACCTTCCCGGCCAATATCGAAAAACCCAACATTTACCAGATAAAGCCGGAAAACAACGTGATTTGGCTGTCTGTGTATGGCGATATCAATGCCCACGAGATGAAGGAGCTGGCCAAGAACATCCGTGATGAAGTGGCCGCCCTACCCTCGGTGACCCGCGCCCAGGTGGCCGGTGCCCGCAACTATGAAATCGGCATCGAAGTCTCGGAAAATAAATTGCGTGAATATGGCCTCACCTTCACCCAGGTTGCCATGGCGGTGCAAAACTCCTCTCTGGACTTACCCGGCGGTGCCATTCGTGCCAAAGATGGCGATATCCTGCTACGTACCAAGGGTCAGGCCTACACCGGCGAAGACTTCTCCAGCATAGTGGTTGCCACCAGCAAGGACGGTAGCCGCATCATGCTGCCGGACGTGGCCACCATCAAGGACGATTTCGAAGAACGCCTCGACTACACCCGCTTTAACGGCAAACCCGCAGTGATAGTGGAAGTGCTGAGCGTGAAAGATCAGGACGCCGTGGCCATCGCCGAGGATGTGAAAAACTACATTACCGAGCGCAAACTCAGTTTGCCCGCCGGCGCCGAGCTGGATTACTGGGGAGATTTGACCCACTACCTCAACGGCCGCCTCAATATGATGCTGTCGAACATGACCATGGGTGCCCTGCTGGTGTTTGTGATCCTGGCACTGTTCCTGGATCTTAAACTGGCATTCTGGGTAATGGTGGGCATTCCCGTGTGTTTCCTCGGCACCCTGCTCTTGATGCCGGTGGAGCCCTTTGCCCTGTCCATCAACATGCTCACCCTGTTCGCCTTTATCCTGGTGTTGGGGATTTTGGTGGATGATGCCATTGTGATTGGGGAGAGCGTCCACACCGAGGTGGAACGCCACGGTCATAACATGGACAACGTTATCCGCGGTGCCCAGAAAGTGGCCATGCCCGCCACCTTCGGGGTACTGACAACCATAGCGGCCTTTATTCCCATGCTGATGGTGGATGGTCCCATGGGGATCATCTGGAAATCCATCGGCATGGTGGTGATCCTCTGTCTGGCGTTTTCGCTGGTGGAATCCAAGCTCATTCTGCCTGCCCACCTCGCCCACATGAAGCCAAACACCAAGGAGCCCACCGGGCCACTTGGCCGCATGAAAGTACGCTTTAACGAGCGCGTGGCCCATTTTATCCATCACAGCTACAAGGCGTTTCTTGAGCGTGCCATTCGCAACAGATACAACTGGCTGGCCGGCTTTACCGGGGTATTGATCCTTTCTATCGCCCTGGTTGCCAGTGGCAAGGTGCGCTGGGTGTTTTTCCCCAGCATTCCTTCTGACTTTGTGCAGGTAAATCTTGAGATGGAAGAAGGCAGCTCAGAGGACAACACCCTCAAGGCGCTGCAACAAATCGAAGATGCCCTCTACCGCATGAACGGTGAAATGGAGCAGAAGTACGGTGAACCTGTGGTGAAACACAGCTTCTTCAACATGAACTCCCGCACCAGTGCCTTTATTTTTGCCGAGCTGACCAAGGGGGAAGACCGCGAGCTGGATGGCACCGCCATTACCGATGCCTGGCGTGACGCCCTGCCGGAAATGGTGGGAGTGAAGAAGTTGTCCATGAATGCCACCACCAACGATGCCGGTGGCGATGTGGCTTTCCGTCTGTCTTCCAGTGACCTTGAGCAGCTGTCACTGGCGGCCAAAGACCTTAAAACCAAGCTGGCAAGCTATGAAGGCCTGTACGATATTGCCGATAACTATTCCTCCGGCAGCCATGAAATTCGCCTGAAAATCCGCCCCGAGGCCGAAGCCCTTGGACTGACACTGTCAGATCTGGCGCGCCAGGTACGTTATGGCTTTTATGGCTACGAGGCCCAGCGCATTTTGCGCAACAAGGAAGAAGTGAAGGTGATGGTACGCTATCCACTGGAGCAGCGACGCACCCTGGGTCATCTGGAAAACATGCTGATCCGCACCCCCGATGGTACCGCGGTCCCCTTTGCCAACGTGGCCGAAATCGAAATGGGCGACTCTTACTCGGCCATTACCCGGGTAGATGGTCGCCGGGCTATCACCATCACGGCCGCCGCCAACAAAGACAAGGTGGAGCCGGGCAAAGTGGTTGCAGAAATTCAGAAAGACTTTATGCCGCTGCTGAAACAAAAGTACCCCCATATCGACACCTCCCTCGATGGTCAAAGTCAGGAAGAGGCCGATGCCATTTGGGGGCTGCTGCAGGGGCTGTTCTTCGCACTTTTCACCATCTATGCCCTGATGGCGATTCCGCTGAAGTCATACAGCCAGCCGATGATCATCATGTCGGTGATCCCCTTCGGTATGATTGGCGCCATCATAGGTCACCTGCTGCTTGGGCTGTCTCTGAGCGTCCTTAGCCTGTGCGGTATTATCGCCCTGGCCGGGGTGGTGGTGAATGACTCGCTTATCCTGGTGGACTTTGTGAACCGTGCCCGGGCACAGGGTTTTGCCCTGCGTGAAGCCGTGGTGAATGCGGGCTGTTTCCGCTTCAGGGCCATCATTCTGACCTCCCTGACCACCTTCTTCGGTCTGGTGCCCATCATCCTTGAACGCAGCTTGCAGGCTCAGATTGTCATACCCATGGCCACCTCTCTGGCGTTCGGCATCCTCTTCTCCACCTTGGTGACCCTGATACTGGTGCCCTTGCTGTACGTCATACTGGCCGATTTCGCGAGCCTTTGGCAGCGCTTCTTCAATTGGTGGTGGCAACCAAACCATGGACACCAAGAGCGGAGCGTTTCTGCCGAGCGTATCGCTGAGCAGGGGCACGGTGCCTCACTGGCGCAGTCGCTTGAGGGTGCAAAGCACGACTGAGGCAAAATACTTGTCTGTCATCCCAAAAGGGAGAGCCGAGGCTCTCCCTTTTTGATCCCGGGAACATTTTGCACAAGATGCCTCTGTTACACTGCCCCCACGTTGCCCCCAGGCCCAACCGGGCGAAGCACCATGAATCCAAAGGACTCCACTCCCCCAAACGGCATACCAGACGCGACCCTCGTTTACGATATCCGTCGCAGCCGATACCTCAATATCACGGGTCGCTGTACCCTCAGATGCGGCTTTTGCCCCAAACAGCAGGGCAGCCGACAAATTCATCAGTATCAGCTGGCATTGGATAAGCAGCCCAGTGTTGATGCCCTCCTCCCCCTGCTTGGGGATGTGGACGCCTTCGATGAATACGTGTTTTGTGGCTATGGCGAGCCAACGCTGAATCTGCCCACCTTGCTCGGTGTCGCCCGCGCCATTAAAGCCCGGGGCGGCCGGGTCAGGGTGAATACCGATGGGTTGGGCAATCTGTTTCATAAACGCAATATCCTGCCGGAACTGGCCGATTGCGTGGATGCGCTCTCGGTGTCCCTCAATGCCCAGGATGAACTCATATACCTGAAACACTGCCAACCACGACTGAAAGGGTCATGGCAGGCCGTAAATGACTTTATTCGCATGGCACCGGCTTACATTGACCGGGTGGACGTGTCCGCCATCGATGGTTTGCCCGGCGTCGATATCCAGGCCTGTCGGGCACTGGTTGAAGCGGCAGGCTGCACATTCAAGCACCGCCACCTCGATATAATGGGCTAGTTTTGTCCCGCCAAACCCGGCGCACGGGCCTGTACCGGCGGGGGAATCGTGTTAACATTGTGCCCACTTTTGGTCCAAATTTAGCTCTGGCATGCTCAAACCCAATACCGGATTATCGTCGCTCTCCTCTTTGCTGACCGATGAACAAAGTGTTCGCTGGTCACATCAACGTATGCTGGCCATCGCCAGTCAGTTGGCGATGCTGGTGATTAGCGTAGTGTTGGTGATTAATGTCATCATTACCCTGGGCGAGCGCAGACTGCAGCAGGAATGGGCCACCCAGAGATACAGCGAGCTTCAGTCTGTCGGCACCATGATTGCTGACAAGGTCACCTTCCAGCAGTTCCGCACCCAAACCTTTGCACGGGGTGAACTCCTGCGCCAGTACCTTGAGACAGGGGATGAAGCCCTGAAGGAAAAGCTGCTGCTGCAGTGGACTGGGCTGCAAAAGAACATGCCTGAACTGATGGGGATTGCCCTGTTCAATGCCAATGGCGAGTTTCTGTTTGCCTCCACCGATGTGTTCGGGCGCCAGACCCTGCCACCTTCACTGCTGGGCGGCGCCCGCAATATGGGCGGTAACGAAATCTACAGCTCCCCCATGGAGTTTTTGTCCGTCAATGGCGACCTCGAACCCTACATGTATCAGCTGGCATGGCTTGAGAATCCCGACCAGAGCGTACGGGGCTATCTGGTGACCTATAACTCCATGCTGCGCACCCTGGATATGGTCAAACCCGCCCTCAGTGCCAATCAGCAACCCATGATGATGTTTGATACCCAGGGCCTGATGTATGCCGGTGCCAGCGATGCGCCTCTGCCCCGGCTGCCAGAGGGCTTAAGCGGCAGCCTTCGTCAGAGTTACCCTGCCCTGTGGCGACAGATGGCCATGAGCAACTTTGGCCAGTTCCACGGCGATGACGCCACCTTTGTGTATCTGAAGGTAGACCTCACCACCCAGTATGAAACCCGTCGTGAATACTTTTTGGTGTCCTATATCCGCAACGATGACATCGCATCCCGCTTCTCCCAGTGGCAAACCATTCTGGTGATAGGCGCCTTCATACTGACTCTGCTGGCCGCAGCCGTGGTGATACTCACCCATCTTTTCCGCCTCGAGCAGCGCGCCCGTCACAACAGTATCCAACTGGCGGCGGATCTCTTTACCGGTGAAGAAGGCCAGCTGCTGGTGAACGATAAGGGCAGGGTCCTCAGTGCCAATCCCAAGGCCGGCAGTTTATTGAATCTTGCGGCCAACCAACTGACAGACCGCAGCCTGCAGCGCTGTTTGCAGCTGGATGATGAGAGCTTTGAGAAAATCATCGCCACCGCCAAGGCCAAGGGCGAATGGCGCGGTGAAGTCAGCCTGGATGAACTCCCCGGCGCCGTGATAAGGGTGGTGCTGCGTTACACCCGCGCCAACACAGAGCGCCAGCGTTATTTCCTGGTTAGCCTCAGTGACATCAGTGAACTGGCACAGAGCCGCCGTGAAGAATCCATGCACAGATTGCTGGCCGACAGCGCAGTGGCAACCGCACTGACACGGGCCGACGGCACCCTGCTGAAATTCAACAACGCCTTCGAACAGCTGCTGGAATACAACGAGCCCCTGGGCGCCAATCTGGCCGATATTCTGGAAAATGACCTGGGTAATCAGTGGCCGCGCATCACACAAATGGTGGCCATGCAGGGCAGCTGGCAGGGGCAGATTCTGTGCAGCAACAACGCCAGCACCTGTTTGCAGGCCACCCTCAAAGGCCACCTGGACGACGAAGGTGATATTGAGTATCTGGTGTGTACCCTGGAGCAGGCCAGTAGCCGCAACCGAAACCGCGAAAACAGCCAGCTCATCCCCAACCGCAGCACCATTCTGGCCAACCTGGAAGATCTGGAACGCTACTACGATGCCCTTGGCGAGCAAAGCCGTAACCAGTCCTGCCTGATGTTGATGGACATCAGCCCCGCCGGCATGCTCAGCCATATGAGTGATATTGGTCAGCTGGAAAAACGCCAACAGGAAGTGGAGACTCTGCTGCTCAAAGAGCTGCCCTCCAATTCACAAATTTCCCACTGGCAGCTGGGCAAGCTGGTAGTCATATTACCGGGCACCGACAGCAACGCCGTCCACAAGTACGCGGTAGATGTGCTGGATGCACTGAACAGCATGGGGCTCGGCGAAGGCATCTCCATTGGCATTGCCGCCCACCAGCAGGGGCAAAACCTCGAGGCCTTTATCAGTCACGCCGAAATTGCCCTCAAGCGCGCCAAGCAAACCGGCGATCAGAAGATTTGTCAGGCCTTTACCCGCTGACACCCAGTAGCTGTTCCGGCAGGGATTTTTCACTGACGCTGATAATCCCGCTGCGGTTTAAGGTTACCTTGTATCTGGCATAGCGAGGGCCCTTACGCCCTTCGCGGTACACCAGCACCACGTTGATTTGATAACGACGCTCAGCGGTTTCGGCGCAGATCCCCTCTTCGGTCTCACGAAACACCTTCACCTTGCCCCGCTCCAGATAGCGCACAAAGGGCACCAGGCTGAATGACACCTGTTCTGAGAGGGTGTCATAACCGGCCAAAAATCCCTCATCATTTACCCGGGTCGAAATGCCATAGTGCAGGTATTCCGCCTCCAGGCGGTTTTGCTGATGTCGACGGCTTAAAATTTCAGTCACCGCCGGCGGCAAGTCCTTGCTGCGAACAAAGTCCAGCCACACCTGCTGGCGGGCCACCACCTTCTGGCTTGAGGTATCACGGAGCAATCGGCTCCAGCGGGGACGACCGCGCTGGATAACCCGCCACATGGCGTTGCGGATATCCTCTTTAAAGATTTCCCGGAAACCGTAGATAACCGCCAGGGTCAACAGCAAACTCATGGTGACGCCGCTGAACACCCCCTGCGCCTTGATGATAAGCGCCGACACCACCAGCATCACCAAGCCTGTGGCGAGACCCGTGACAAACTTTTTCAGGCCTACTCCCAAAGGTTTGAGCTCTTCTTTGAGTACAACCCCCTGCTGAATAAGGCGTCTTAGCAGCAACATCTTGTTGGAAATACGGTTGTGATCCGACTTGGTCTTTTCCGAGTTGTAATGGCGGCTGTCACGATAAAGCGCCTCGGTCCGACACAGTGACAGCACAGCATCTCGAACAGTGCCGGCGCCTTCGGCGTCTTCTGTGGGAATGTCCGGGGCGTGCATGATGAGCTGCAGCAATTTTTGCTCACAGTGCCATGACAGGTAGTTGTCGGCGTGCTCAAACCAGGGTTTCCATTTGGGATCTGTGGGCTCGCTGCGACGGAATTTTTTGAGGATGGCGCCCACCTGCTCCCCGAGCTCACCGAGACGGGGAAAAAACTCCTCGGCGTTTTTCAGCTGCAGCAGCTCCTTGGTGTCATTTTCCATGGCAACCGCGAACTGGTAGGCAAAGAGATTCAGATAGAGCCTGAACTCCTCCATGGTGCGCTTGTTGAGGCTGACAAAGCGGCTCTGCACCAATGGCAGATGCAGACCGTCGGAATAATAGGCTCGCCGGCCGATAATGGCGCTGTGGAAGTACTCTTCTTCATCGAGGCTTTCGGGGCCTATGCCCATCTCCTTGGGCAGGGCAAAATACAGATCCAGCCGGCAACTGTCGTTGGCACCAAGCTGATGGGAAAATTTAATCGAAAGTGCGTCTTCTTGCTTGAGTTGAATGTTGGCCACAGGGCTCCTCTATGCCAGGCTGGTGAAATACCTGCGATTTCTGCCGCCAGCCCAACTGACTTGACTCGTCCAGTGTGCCAAATCCTCCCTCAGTGGATCAACCGGCATCCGCAAACAGTATTGCTTGGCTGAAACAGTACGATGGCATAATCCCTGGCCTTATCCAGTTCAAGGATCTCCAGCTCTATCTCGTGCAGCCCCTTGCCAGAAAGATTCAGCCCACTGACGTAGGAAACATAATTCATGTGCATGGGTTTGGGCGCACCGTTTTTGGCGGTTTTCTCTTCTTTACTGTGAATGGCAATGCTGTATCTGTTACCGGCGCCGGCAGAGGCTTTGAGCTCACCTTCCATACTGATACTGCCCGCCAGACTGCCATCGAGGTTGAAATAACGATAATGCATCTGCGCCCGCTTTCCCTTGGTAACCAGATCAACCAACAAATACTGTTTGGCCTGAGCCCCATCGCCGGGCTCATAGAGTTCCGATGAGCAGTTCAGCAAGGTGGTTTCTGCGCCACGGGTTAAGGAAAAAATCGTCCCCAGTGCCAGCAGCAACAGCAGCAGAATGCACAGGTTAATACTCCAGATCCAGGCTCTAGTCACAGATGTCCACCTCTTTGAGCCAGTCAGGACTAATAAAGCGTCTTGGACTGCGGCCGTCGCTTATCTTCAGGTTGCGTACCACAGCCTGGCCAAGATAATCGCCCCTCAAGGTCAGATTCAGCACCCTTGAGTCGTGGCTTAACGACATAAAGACATCGCGCCAGCGGGAATGGCGGCAATCTCCCAATACTGTCGCCAGCTCGGCGGCTTTTTCCAGCAACAGGGTATTGTTGCTGCGGGAGTGTGCGTAGAGTACAAGCTTCACCATTTGCCCGTCGGCCTGCACCAGTGACTGCACCTTTAAAGGCGCCGTGGGCGACATTTCCCCCACCCGCAAGGCAAAGTAGCCACCGACAAACAGCAGTGCTAACATCAGCAGCGCCGGGATCCAAATAGGCACAGGCCCCAGGCGGCGGCTTGGCAGGCGTCTCTTGGCCGGCACAGGGGCTTTAATGGGGGTAAGATGCAGCCGATATCCCTGACCTTTAACGGTTTCAATCAGGAGTTCGCTGCCCGGACCGAGGAAGGAGCGGATCATAAACACAGCCCGCGCCACTGAGGAATCACTGAGCTCGCCATGTTCATCGTCGCCCTGGCGCAACTGTGCCTTGGTGACGACCTGATCTGCCTGGCTGAGCAAGAGTCTAAGCACCTGGGCTTCCGCTCTGGGTAAATGCCAAACGTCCCCGGAGGCGCGGTTAATCAGCTCCCCTTTGGCATCATCAAACCAGCAGTTACCCAATTGCATCCAAAATCCCCACCCAAAATACGGTGTTATTTTACCCTGTGCCAGCACGAGCAACTGTGATCTGGATTAAGTGATGGCTTCTTTGCGCCAAAAGGTGCCGGCGTTAGAAAATGTGATATTGAACAATATGTTGAATGTAAACATCACCCAATATGAATGCCGCTGAATCTCGCTGAATTTACATGAATGCTACAAATAGCGTGAGGCCGCACCATTTATAGCCT
The window above is part of the Shewanella litorisediminis genome. Proteins encoded here:
- a CDS encoding PAS domain-containing protein, with the translated sequence MLKPNTGLSSLSSLLTDEQSVRWSHQRMLAIASQLAMLVISVVLVINVIITLGERRLQQEWATQRYSELQSVGTMIADKVTFQQFRTQTFARGELLRQYLETGDEALKEKLLLQWTGLQKNMPELMGIALFNANGEFLFASTDVFGRQTLPPSLLGGARNMGGNEIYSSPMEFLSVNGDLEPYMYQLAWLENPDQSVRGYLVTYNSMLRTLDMVKPALSANQQPMMMFDTQGLMYAGASDAPLPRLPEGLSGSLRQSYPALWRQMAMSNFGQFHGDDATFVYLKVDLTTQYETRREYFLVSYIRNDDIASRFSQWQTILVIGAFILTLLAAAVVILTHLFRLEQRARHNSIQLAADLFTGEEGQLLVNDKGRVLSANPKAGSLLNLAANQLTDRSLQRCLQLDDESFEKIIATAKAKGEWRGEVSLDELPGAVIRVVLRYTRANTERQRYFLVSLSDISELAQSRREESMHRLLADSAVATALTRADGTLLKFNNAFEQLLEYNEPLGANLADILENDLGNQWPRITQMVAMQGSWQGQILCSNNASTCLQATLKGHLDDEGDIEYLVCTLEQASSRNRNRENSQLIPNRSTILANLEDLERYYDALGEQSRNQSCLMLMDISPAGMLSHMSDIGQLEKRQQEVETLLLKELPSNSQISHWQLGKLVVILPGTDSNAVHKYAVDVLDALNSMGLGEGISIGIAAHQQGQNLEAFISHAEIALKRAKQTGDQKICQAFTR
- a CDS encoding winged helix-turn-helix domain-containing protein, which produces MQLGNCWFDDAKGELINRASGDVWHLPRAEAQVLRLLLSQADQVVTKAQLRQGDDEHGELSDSSVARAVFMIRSFLGPGSELLIETVKGQGYRLHLTPIKAPVPAKRRLPSRRLGPVPIWIPALLMLALLFVGGYFALRVGEMSPTAPLKVQSLVQADGQMVKLVLYAHSRSNNTLLLEKAAELATVLGDCRHSRWRDVFMSLSHDSRVLNLTLRGDYLGQAVVRNLKISDGRSPRRFISPDWLKEVDICD